In Streptomyces chartreusis, the following proteins share a genomic window:
- a CDS encoding MDR family MFS transporter — MSDTLAVDTGPADQAKQADPADKQPKSVRVVLLALMITMMLAMLDNMIVGTAMPTIVGELGGLEHLSWVVTAYTLATAASTPLWGKLGDMYGRKGVFMSSIVLFLIGSALSGMAQDMGQLIGFRAVQGLGAGGLMVGVMAIIGDLIPPRERGKYQGMMAGVMALAMIGGPLVGGTITDNWGWRWSFYINLPLGVIALAAISAVLHLPKKRSQARIDYLGAGLLTVGITAIVLVTTWGGTEYAWTSARIMELIGIGVAALVGFVFWQTRAAEPVVPLHIFRSRNFTLMSLIGFITGFVMFGATLFLPLYQQSVQGASATNSGLLLLPMLGAMLVTSMVAGRVTTNTGRYKVFPIVGSVAMVGGLYLLSTMDTGTSRFMSGVFMAVVGLGMGCLMQITMLVAQNSVEMKDMGVASSSTTLFRTLGSSFGVAIMGALFNNRVQDVMSERAGSLGSKVTEQSAQLDAASLAKLPDAVREAYQHAVSAGTHSAFLLGAVIAVLSLAAALFVKEVPLKGGEGPKPEAVEGGI; from the coding sequence ATGTCGGACACACTGGCAGTGGACACAGGACCGGCGGATCAGGCGAAGCAAGCCGATCCGGCCGACAAGCAGCCGAAGAGCGTACGGGTCGTACTGCTGGCGCTGATGATCACGATGATGCTGGCGATGCTCGACAACATGATCGTCGGCACCGCGATGCCGACGATCGTGGGCGAGCTGGGCGGCCTGGAGCATCTGTCGTGGGTCGTGACGGCGTACACCCTGGCGACCGCGGCCTCCACCCCGCTGTGGGGCAAGCTCGGCGACATGTACGGGCGCAAGGGCGTCTTCATGTCGTCGATCGTCCTCTTCCTCATCGGATCCGCGCTCAGCGGCATGGCCCAGGACATGGGCCAGCTCATCGGGTTCCGGGCCGTGCAGGGACTCGGCGCCGGCGGTCTGATGGTGGGCGTCATGGCGATCATCGGTGACCTGATCCCGCCGCGGGAGCGCGGCAAGTACCAGGGCATGATGGCCGGCGTCATGGCGCTGGCGATGATCGGCGGACCGCTGGTCGGCGGCACCATCACCGACAACTGGGGCTGGCGCTGGTCCTTCTACATCAACCTGCCGCTCGGCGTCATCGCGCTCGCCGCGATCAGCGCCGTACTCCACCTGCCGAAGAAGCGGTCGCAGGCGCGCATCGACTACCTGGGCGCGGGCCTGCTGACCGTCGGAATCACCGCGATCGTGCTGGTCACCACCTGGGGCGGCACGGAGTACGCCTGGACGTCCGCGCGGATCATGGAGCTGATCGGCATCGGTGTCGCCGCGCTCGTCGGGTTCGTGTTCTGGCAGACCAGGGCGGCCGAGCCGGTGGTGCCGCTGCACATCTTCCGCAGCCGGAACTTCACGCTGATGTCCCTGATCGGCTTCATCACCGGGTTCGTGATGTTCGGCGCGACGCTGTTCCTGCCGCTGTACCAGCAGTCGGTGCAGGGCGCCTCCGCCACCAACTCCGGCCTTCTGCTGCTGCCGATGCTCGGGGCGATGCTGGTCACGTCGATGGTCGCCGGCCGGGTGACCACGAACACCGGGCGCTACAAGGTCTTCCCGATCGTCGGCAGCGTCGCGATGGTCGGCGGGCTGTACCTGCTGTCGACCATGGACACGGGGACCTCGCGCTTCATGTCCGGGGTGTTCATGGCCGTGGTCGGACTCGGCATGGGCTGTCTGATGCAGATCACCATGCTGGTCGCGCAGAACAGCGTCGAGATGAAGGACATGGGCGTCGCGTCCTCCTCCACCACCCTCTTCCGTACGCTCGGCTCCTCGTTCGGCGTCGCGATCATGGGCGCGCTGTTCAACAACCGGGTGCAGGACGTCATGTCCGAGCGGGCCGGGTCGCTGGGCTCCAAGGTGACCGAGCAGTCGGCGCAGCTGGACGCGGCGAGCCTGGCGAAGCTGCCGGACGCGGTGCGCGAGGCGTACCAGCACGCGGTGTCGGCCGGCACGCACTCGGCGTTCCTGCTGGGAGCGGTGATCGCCGTGCTGTCGCTGGCCGCGGCCCTGTTCGTCAAGGAAGTCCCGCTCAAGGGCGGCGAGGGCCCGAAGCCGGAGGCTGTCGAGGGCGGCATCTAG
- a CDS encoding TetR/AcrR family transcriptional regulator, whose protein sequence is MGGTMDGTKQRRRGNTRQRIQDVALELFAEQGYEKTSLREIAERLEVTKAALYYHFKTKEEIIVSLFEDLTKPIEELIDWGRQQPHTLETKQEIVRRYSEALAGASPLFRFMQENQATVRELSIGETFKDRMLGMRDIIIDPDADLVDQVRCISALFTMHAGMFVMKDLEGDPEEKRKAILEVATDLITQAHKGA, encoded by the coding sequence ATGGGTGGCACCATGGACGGCACCAAGCAGCGGCGCCGCGGGAACACCCGCCAGCGCATCCAGGACGTAGCCCTCGAACTCTTCGCCGAGCAGGGCTACGAGAAGACCTCACTGCGCGAGATCGCCGAGCGCCTGGAGGTCACGAAGGCGGCCCTGTACTACCACTTCAAGACCAAGGAAGAGATCATCGTCAGCCTCTTCGAGGATCTGACGAAGCCGATCGAGGAACTGATCGACTGGGGCAGGCAGCAGCCGCACACCCTGGAGACCAAGCAGGAGATCGTACGCCGCTACAGCGAGGCCCTGGCCGGCGCGTCGCCCCTGTTCCGCTTCATGCAGGAGAACCAGGCGACCGTCCGTGAGCTGAGCATCGGCGAGACGTTCAAGGACCGCATGCTCGGCATGCGGGACATCATCATCGATCCGGACGCCGACCTGGTGGACCAGGTGCGCTGCATCAGCGCCCTGTTCACCATGCACGCCGGGATGTTCGTGATGAAGGACCTCGAAGGCGACCCCGAGGAGAAGCGCAAGGCCATCCTCGAGGTCGCCACGGATCTGATCACTCAGGCGCACAAGGGCGCCTGA
- a CDS encoding M23 family metallopeptidase, protein MSPRFSFRSPRTSALRTRAAVLAAGLGASVVLGAGGAVAAEMTSAPAAPAAVQAQTVAVKKTAAKKAAAKKAPAKKAVSWVKPVKKYTKSASFAQAGGMWQSTHSGQDFAVPTGTQVVAAHGGTVVKAGGNGAGDGPAYGNAIVIKHGNGTFSQYAHLSRIDVKIGQVVKTGQKIAKSGNTGNSSGPHLHFEIRKTANYGSAVDPVAFLRANGLSI, encoded by the coding sequence ATGTCCCCGCGCTTCTCGTTCCGTTCGCCCCGTACGTCCGCGCTCCGCACCCGTGCTGCTGTGCTGGCCGCCGGACTGGGAGCATCGGTCGTGCTGGGCGCCGGAGGCGCGGTCGCTGCTGAGATGACCTCCGCCCCCGCCGCTCCCGCCGCCGTGCAGGCCCAGACCGTCGCCGTGAAGAAGACGGCCGCGAAGAAGGCCGCCGCGAAGAAGGCCCCGGCCAAGAAGGCCGTCTCCTGGGTCAAGCCGGTCAAGAAGTACACGAAGTCCGCCAGCTTCGCGCAGGCCGGCGGCATGTGGCAGTCCACCCACAGCGGTCAGGACTTCGCCGTCCCGACCGGCACCCAGGTGGTCGCCGCGCACGGCGGCACCGTCGTCAAGGCGGGCGGCAACGGCGCCGGTGACGGTCCCGCGTACGGCAACGCCATCGTCATCAAGCACGGCAACGGGACCTTCTCCCAGTACGCCCACCTGTCGCGCATCGACGTGAAGATCGGCCAGGTCGTCAAGACCGGCCAGAAGATAGCCAAGTCCGGCAACACCGGTAACTCCAGCGGTCCGCACCTGCACTTCGAGATCCGCAAGACCGCCAACTACGGCTCCGCCGTCGACCCCGTGGCCTTCCTTCGGGCCAACGGCCTCTCGATCTGA
- a CDS encoding HAD family acid phosphatase encodes MTLRQPWARRIAVGTVSAAALVALAVPAEAATAASTSTTATATAAAEDVDYDTWQQDCKAVMNQALPYLKQRIAGTKPGEKQAIVFDIDNTTLETDFGFSYPQPANKPALEVAKYAQEHGVSVFFVTARPGIIAGVTDYNLKHVGYKVSGLYVRGFFDLFKNVADYKTAQRVDIENKGYTIIANIGNSATDLSGGHAEKTYKLPDYDGQLS; translated from the coding sequence ATGACGCTTCGCCAGCCCTGGGCGCGCCGTATAGCGGTCGGCACTGTTTCCGCGGCCGCCCTCGTGGCCCTCGCGGTCCCCGCCGAAGCGGCCACGGCCGCGAGCACCTCGACCACCGCCACCGCCACCGCGGCGGCCGAGGATGTGGACTACGACACCTGGCAGCAGGACTGCAAGGCGGTCATGAACCAGGCGCTGCCCTATCTGAAGCAGCGGATCGCCGGCACCAAGCCGGGTGAGAAGCAGGCGATCGTCTTCGACATCGACAACACCACCCTGGAGACGGACTTCGGCTTCAGCTACCCGCAGCCGGCCAACAAGCCGGCCCTGGAGGTCGCCAAGTACGCCCAGGAGCACGGCGTCTCGGTGTTCTTCGTGACGGCACGCCCGGGCATCATCGCCGGGGTGACCGACTACAACCTCAAGCACGTCGGCTACAAGGTCTCCGGCCTGTACGTGCGCGGCTTCTTCGACCTGTTCAAGAACGTCGCCGACTACAAGACGGCCCAGCGCGTCGACATCGAGAACAAGGGCTACACGATCATCGCGAACATCGGCAACAGCGCCACCGACCTGTCGGGCGGCCACGCCGAGAAGACGTACAAGCTGCCGGACTACGACGGGCAGCTTTCCTGA
- a CDS encoding NACHT domain-containing protein → MEPAVLGSRLASGLVGPLVRKLFVQDAPGAGMVDKPVRLTDLVSFRGEKRTLGEKEVRKLAAKLVAEAVASPGERPFPPDEEAAVSDTLALRLLALGDLEMDDVQAVRLGSHELAQKLHRRATPPDGLSGDACVFLDSATQWACLHILEFFTRRSTFVARTLVEHSRVHSELIARVNELLARTPRPDARDTAFERRYLPYMVEQHNHITIYGIDLRDSPDRWPLEVAYLSLEATRDEERAASGSRPDSTFSVHLPAEEALLDHDCVLLRGDAGSGKTTLVQWLAVTAVRNGDRVPYVLPLRTLIRAGALPTPERFLGAVSCPLAPPDGWVERVLTAKRALVLVDGLDEIPDADRHRTRAWLLGLIHAFPGNQWLLTSRPTAVRPDWLTAEGFRELVLAPMRRSEVTTFVRRWHAAAQAPEYQGPLLDALRTKRDLARLATNPLMCGLICALHRERRGYLPISRQELYDAALSMLLARRDRERGMGVPDGIDLGQAARSELLRRIAYALILSSRTEMEQEAAEAVVERALPSIATPSSRHDATTIFRHLLLRSGLLREPAPNIVDFVHRTFQDYLGALAAVEEGHIDVLVSRAHDPQWEDVIRMAVAHARPHERAGLIRKLLSLAHTRTDLLALACLEHATSLDPQVRTEVEERTALLIPPQTKAESRVLAEAGGPLILELLPGPEGLSAAEAAEVTRTAALVGTDGALPVLKSFRSHPDLAVRAQLVAAWGQFDAAEYADEVLAHVDASDLFLTVREDAQLRALARLGPRPWVRFNGPRDPAALLSALDREVLSHLVVYDNARLTDLAFLASLPELSYLHLHRCPGITDLSPLAATGLSELHLCWDRRGAPMIGLDRCTGLSRLGIDGELSWGVPLSEFLPTAAPLEFLFLSQGAVESRGLQDIGRWPTLRTLSLGPEPGRLWRRDWEAIAELPRLSRLFLHASLLDRIDDAPQMPGIEVLRVTQLMGREQLHRLARCFPGVRQVTLAAASDRFLNDEWYADVFPDAEIVVEPRS, encoded by the coding sequence ATGGAGCCCGCAGTACTGGGCAGTCGGCTAGCGTCCGGACTGGTCGGTCCGCTGGTGCGCAAACTGTTCGTCCAGGACGCCCCCGGCGCGGGGATGGTCGACAAGCCCGTACGCTTGACGGACCTCGTGTCCTTCCGGGGCGAGAAGCGCACCCTCGGTGAGAAGGAAGTCCGCAAACTCGCCGCCAAGCTGGTGGCGGAGGCCGTGGCCTCGCCCGGCGAGCGGCCGTTCCCGCCTGACGAGGAAGCGGCCGTCTCCGACACGCTCGCCCTTCGGCTGCTCGCCCTGGGTGACCTGGAGATGGACGACGTCCAGGCAGTACGACTGGGCAGTCACGAACTCGCCCAGAAGCTTCATCGTCGGGCCACTCCCCCGGACGGCCTGTCCGGGGACGCCTGCGTCTTTCTCGACTCGGCGACACAGTGGGCGTGCCTGCACATCCTGGAGTTCTTCACCCGCCGCTCCACGTTCGTAGCCCGGACCCTCGTGGAGCACAGCCGCGTTCACTCCGAACTGATCGCCCGCGTCAACGAGTTGCTCGCCCGCACCCCACGCCCCGACGCCCGGGACACCGCCTTCGAACGCCGCTATCTGCCTTACATGGTGGAGCAACACAACCACATCACCATCTACGGCATCGACCTGCGCGACTCCCCCGACCGCTGGCCCCTCGAAGTCGCGTATCTGAGTCTGGAGGCGACTCGGGACGAAGAGCGGGCGGCTTCGGGGAGCCGCCCCGACAGCACCTTCAGCGTTCACCTCCCCGCCGAGGAAGCCCTCCTGGACCACGACTGCGTGCTGCTGCGCGGGGACGCCGGTTCGGGCAAGACGACCCTGGTGCAATGGCTCGCCGTGACCGCCGTCCGCAACGGGGACCGGGTCCCGTACGTTCTTCCGCTGCGCACCCTGATCCGCGCGGGCGCGCTGCCGACACCCGAGCGTTTCCTCGGTGCGGTGAGCTGCCCCCTGGCGCCGCCGGATGGCTGGGTCGAGCGGGTGCTGACCGCCAAACGCGCGCTGGTCCTGGTTGACGGACTGGATGAGATCCCCGACGCAGACCGGCACCGGACCCGTGCCTGGCTCCTGGGGCTGATCCATGCCTTCCCCGGCAACCAGTGGCTCCTGACCTCGCGCCCCACAGCCGTACGCCCCGACTGGCTCACCGCCGAAGGGTTCCGCGAGCTGGTCCTCGCTCCGATGCGCCGGAGCGAGGTGACCACATTCGTACGCCGGTGGCACGCGGCGGCGCAAGCTCCCGAGTACCAGGGGCCGCTGTTGGACGCGCTGCGCACCAAGCGGGACCTGGCGAGGCTCGCCACCAACCCGCTCATGTGCGGTCTGATCTGCGCCCTCCACCGAGAGAGGCGCGGATATCTGCCCATTAGCCGCCAGGAGTTGTACGACGCCGCCCTGTCTATGCTGCTGGCCCGCAGGGACCGGGAACGGGGCATGGGAGTTCCCGACGGCATCGACCTCGGCCAGGCGGCCCGCTCGGAACTGCTGCGGCGCATCGCCTACGCACTGATCCTGAGCAGCCGTACCGAGATGGAGCAAGAGGCGGCAGAAGCGGTCGTGGAGCGCGCCCTCCCCAGCATCGCGACGCCTTCAAGTCGGCACGATGCCACGACGATCTTTCGCCATCTCCTATTACGCAGCGGCCTGTTGCGCGAACCGGCACCGAACATCGTGGACTTCGTGCACCGCACCTTCCAGGACTACCTGGGCGCGCTGGCAGCCGTGGAGGAAGGCCACATCGATGTACTGGTGAGCCGTGCCCACGATCCGCAGTGGGAGGACGTAATCCGCATGGCTGTGGCACACGCCCGGCCGCATGAACGGGCCGGCCTCATCAGAAAGCTGCTGTCCCTCGCCCACACGCGCACCGACCTGCTGGCTCTGGCCTGCCTGGAGCATGCGACATCCCTGGACCCACAGGTGCGCACGGAGGTCGAGGAACGGACGGCGCTGTTGATTCCGCCCCAGACCAAGGCTGAGTCCCGGGTACTCGCGGAGGCCGGTGGCCCACTCATCCTGGAACTGCTGCCAGGGCCTGAGGGCCTCTCCGCCGCGGAGGCAGCTGAGGTGACCCGCACGGCGGCGCTGGTGGGAACCGACGGGGCGCTGCCCGTCCTGAAAAGCTTCCGGAGTCACCCCGACCTCGCGGTGCGCGCGCAACTCGTGGCGGCCTGGGGTCAGTTCGACGCCGCGGAGTACGCCGACGAGGTCTTGGCGCACGTCGACGCGAGCGATCTGTTCCTCACTGTGCGGGAGGACGCGCAGCTCCGCGCCCTGGCCCGACTGGGCCCCCGTCCCTGGGTCCGCTTCAACGGGCCGCGCGACCCGGCGGCGCTCCTCTCGGCGCTGGACAGGGAAGTCCTGAGCCATCTGGTGGTCTACGACAACGCCCGGCTGACCGACCTGGCCTTCCTGGCGTCCCTGCCCGAACTGAGCTATCTGCATCTGCACCGTTGCCCCGGCATCACCGACCTCTCACCGCTCGCTGCCACCGGGCTGAGCGAACTGCATCTGTGCTGGGACCGTCGCGGCGCCCCGATGATCGGCCTGGACCGATGCACGGGGCTCAGCCGCCTGGGAATCGACGGAGAACTCTCGTGGGGCGTCCCCCTCTCCGAGTTCCTGCCCACCGCAGCACCCCTCGAGTTTCTCTTCCTCTCCCAGGGTGCGGTGGAGAGCAGGGGGTTGCAGGACATCGGCCGGTGGCCGACGCTGCGAACGCTGAGTCTGGGGCCGGAGCCGGGGCGGCTGTGGCGAAGGGACTGGGAAGCGATCGCAGAGCTGCCTCGGCTCAGTCGGCTGTTTCTGCACGCATCGCTGCTGGACCGTATCGATGACGCCCCGCAAATGCCCGGGATCGAAGTCCTGCGGGTCACCCAGCTGATGGGCAGAGAGCAGTTGCACAGGCTCGCCCGGTGCTTCCCTGGCGTCCGTCAGGTCACCCTGGCAGCCGCATCGGATCGGTTCCTCAACGACGAGTGGTACGCAGATGTCTTCCCAGATGCGGAGATCGTCGTGGAGCCCCGCTCCTGA
- a CDS encoding ATP-dependent Clp protease ATP-binding subunit — translation MFERFTDRARRVVVLAQEEARMLNHNYIGTEHILLGLIHEGEGVAAKALESLGISLEAVRQQVEEIIGQGQQAPSGHIPFTPRAKKVLELSLREALQLGHNYIGTEHILLGLIREGEGVAAQVLVKLGADLNRVRQQVIQLLSGYQGKETATAGGPAEGTPSTSLVLDQFGRNLTQAARESKLDPVIGREKEIERVMQVLSRRTKNNPVLIGEPGVGKTAVVEGLAQAIVKGEVPETLKDKHLYTLDLGALVAGSRYRGDFEERLKKVLKEIRTRGDIILFIDELHTLVGAGAAEGAIDAASILKPMLARGELQTIGATTLDEYRKHLEKDAALERRFQPIQVAEPSLPHTIEILKGLRDRYEAHHRVSITDEALVQAATLADRYISDRFLPDKAIDLIDEAGSRMRIRRMTAPPDLREFDEKIAGVRRDKESAIDSQDFEKAASLRDKEKQLLAAKAKREKEWKAGDMDVVAEVDGELIAEVLATATGIPVFKLTEEESSRLLRMEDELHKRVIGQKDAVKALSKAIRRTRAGLKDPKRPGGSFIFAGPSGVGKTELSKALAEFLFGDEDALISLDMSEFSEKHTVSRLFGSPPGYVGYEEGGQLTEKVRRKPFSVVLFDEVEKAHPDIFNSLLQILEDGRLTDSQGRVVDFKNTVIIMTTNLGTRDISKGFNLGFAASGDTKSNYERMKNKVQDELKQHFRPEFLNRVDDVVVFPQLTQDDILAIVDLMIGKVDERLKDRDMGIELSQSAKELLSKKGYDPVLGARPLRRTIQREIEDSLSEKILFGELRPGHIVVVDTEGEGETKTFTFRGEEKSALPDVPPIEQAAGGTGPNLSKEA, via the coding sequence ATGTTCGAGAGGTTCACCGACCGCGCGCGGCGGGTTGTCGTCCTGGCTCAGGAAGAAGCCCGGATGCTCAACCACAACTACATCGGCACCGAGCACATCCTCCTGGGCCTGATCCATGAGGGTGAGGGTGTCGCCGCCAAGGCCCTTGAGAGCCTCGGGATTTCGCTCGAGGCGGTCCGCCAGCAGGTGGAGGAGATCATCGGCCAGGGCCAGCAGGCCCCGTCCGGGCACATCCCCTTCACCCCCCGTGCCAAGAAGGTCCTGGAGCTGTCGCTCCGCGAGGCCCTTCAGCTGGGTCACAACTACATCGGCACGGAGCACATCCTGCTCGGCCTGATCCGTGAGGGCGAGGGCGTCGCCGCCCAGGTCCTGGTCAAGCTGGGCGCTGATCTCAACCGGGTGCGGCAGCAGGTCATCCAGCTGCTCTCCGGCTACCAGGGCAAGGAGACCGCCACCGCCGGCGGGCCTGCCGAGGGCACCCCCTCGACGTCCCTGGTCCTCGACCAGTTCGGCCGGAACCTCACCCAGGCCGCTCGTGAGTCCAAGCTCGACCCGGTCATCGGGCGCGAGAAGGAGATCGAGCGGGTCATGCAGGTGCTGTCCCGCCGTACCAAGAACAACCCGGTCCTGATCGGTGAGCCCGGCGTCGGCAAGACCGCCGTCGTCGAGGGCCTCGCCCAGGCCATCGTCAAGGGCGAGGTGCCCGAGACCCTCAAGGACAAGCACCTCTACACCCTGGACCTCGGCGCGCTGGTCGCCGGCTCCCGCTACCGCGGTGACTTCGAGGAGCGCCTGAAGAAGGTCCTCAAGGAGATCCGCACCCGCGGCGACATCATCCTGTTCATCGACGAGCTGCACACGCTGGTCGGTGCGGGTGCCGCCGAGGGCGCCATCGACGCCGCTTCGATCCTGAAGCCGATGCTGGCGCGCGGTGAGCTGCAGACCATCGGTGCGACGACGCTGGACGAGTACCGCAAGCACCTGGAGAAGGACGCGGCCCTCGAGCGCCGCTTCCAGCCCATCCAGGTCGCCGAGCCGTCCCTGCCGCACACGATCGAGATCCTCAAGGGTCTGCGTGACCGGTACGAGGCCCACCACCGTGTCTCGATCACGGACGAGGCCCTCGTCCAGGCCGCGACCCTGGCCGACCGCTACATCTCGGACCGCTTCCTCCCCGACAAGGCGATCGACCTGATCGACGAGGCCGGCTCCCGGATGCGCATCCGCCGGATGACCGCGCCGCCGGACCTCCGCGAGTTCGACGAGAAGATCGCGGGCGTGCGTCGCGACAAGGAGTCGGCCATCGACTCCCAGGACTTCGAGAAGGCAGCTTCGCTCCGCGACAAGGAGAAGCAGCTGCTGGCGGCGAAGGCCAAGCGCGAGAAGGAGTGGAAGGCCGGCGACATGGACGTCGTCGCCGAGGTCGACGGCGAGCTGATCGCCGAGGTCCTCGCGACCGCCACCGGCATCCCGGTCTTCAAGCTGACCGAGGAGGAGTCCTCGCGTCTGCTGCGCATGGAGGACGAGCTCCACAAGCGGGTCATCGGCCAGAAGGACGCCGTCAAGGCGCTGTCGAAGGCGATCCGCCGTACGCGTGCCGGTCTGAAGGACCCGAAGCGCCCCGGTGGCTCGTTCATCTTCGCCGGCCCGTCCGGTGTCGGTAAGACCGAGCTGTCCAAGGCCCTCGCCGAGTTCCTCTTCGGTGACGAGGACGCGCTGATCTCCCTCGACATGTCGGAGTTCAGCGAGAAGCACACGGTCTCGCGTCTCTTCGGTTCGCCCCCCGGCTACGTGGGCTACGAAGAGGGCGGCCAGCTGACCGAGAAGGTCCGCCGCAAGCCGTTCTCCGTCGTCCTCTTCGACGAGGTCGAGAAGGCCCACCCGGACATCTTCAACTCGCTGCTGCAGATCCTGGAGGACGGTCGTCTGACCGACTCCCAGGGCCGGGTCGTGGACTTCAAGAACACGGTCATCATCATGACGACCAACCTCGGCACCCGGGACATCTCCAAGGGCTTCAACCTGGGCTTCGCGGCCTCGGGTGACACCAAGTCCAACTACGAGCGCATGAAGAACAAGGTCCAGGACGAGCTCAAGCAGCACTTCCGGCCCGAGTTCCTCAACCGCGTCGACGACGTGGTCGTCTTCCCGCAGCTGACCCAGGACGACATCCTCGCGATCGTCGACCTGATGATCGGCAAGGTGGACGAGCGCCTGAAGGACCGGGACATGGGCATCGAGCTCTCCCAGTCCGCCAAGGAGCTGCTGTCCAAGAAGGGCTACGACCCCGTGCTGGGCGCCCGGCCGCTGCGCCGCACGATCCAGCGCGAGATCGAGGACAGCCTGTCGGAGAAGATCCTCTTCGGCGAGCTGCGCCCCGGTCACATCGTGGTCGTCGACACGGAGGGCGAGGGCGAGACCAAGACCTTCACCTTCCGCGGCGAGGAGAAGTCGGCCCTGCCGGACGTCCCGCCGATCGAGCAGGCGGCCGGTGGCACCGGACCGAACCTGAGCAAGGAGGCGTAA
- a CDS encoding SCO3374 family protein, with protein MVGTRPSITTDIAAIPFPRRPLDPSGQVRRWYENELDWPVVPTAPGSPPALRVGLRFDVLDVPAEAGRAALRHLGPYSPVAVQGDRMRLLVAAGCAEEVPGVLAWLEWGALPLDLTALGEGDLMEAPLPARAIGTSAAVWHSAWHRTGEVRPSAFVRHRADEPGPVGAAVRRPVDAGPRGAVRRAGLSGPGDVRPLPLGRSGAVQGAAVWLRPPEPGGEVEASLPTLSALGGGGGAPDLVRVVDTVASHCHRLRLKRVYARPPARP; from the coding sequence ATGGTCGGCACCCGTCCCTCGATCACCACGGACATCGCTGCGATCCCCTTCCCCCGTCGGCCGCTCGATCCGAGCGGTCAGGTCCGGCGGTGGTACGAGAACGAACTGGACTGGCCGGTGGTGCCCACGGCCCCCGGATCCCCGCCGGCCCTAAGGGTGGGTCTGCGCTTCGACGTCCTGGACGTCCCGGCCGAGGCGGGCCGTGCGGCCCTGCGCCATCTCGGGCCGTACTCCCCGGTGGCCGTCCAGGGCGACCGGATGCGGCTGCTCGTCGCGGCGGGCTGCGCGGAGGAGGTGCCGGGGGTGCTGGCCTGGCTGGAGTGGGGGGCGCTGCCGCTGGACCTGACGGCGCTCGGCGAGGGCGACCTCATGGAGGCGCCGCTGCCCGCGCGGGCGATCGGGACGTCTGCGGCCGTATGGCATTCGGCCTGGCATCGCACCGGTGAGGTGCGGCCGTCGGCTTTCGTACGGCACCGCGCCGACGAACCGGGTCCGGTCGGGGCGGCCGTACGGCGACCCGTCGATGCCGGACCGAGGGGGGCCGTACGGCGTGCGGGGCTGTCGGGGCCCGGTGATGTGCGGCCGCTTCCCCTGGGCCGCTCCGGTGCCGTGCAGGGGGCCGCCGTGTGGCTGCGGCCCCCCGAGCCTGGGGGCGAGGTCGAGGCCTCGCTGCCGACGTTGTCGGCCCTCGGGGGCGGTGGGGGCGCCCCCGATCTCGTGCGGGTTGTGGACACGGTGGCGTCGCACTGCCACCGCCTGCGGCTGAAGCGCGTGTACGCCCGGCCGCCGGCCCGTCCATAG
- a CDS encoding histone-like nucleoid-structuring protein Lsr2, whose product MAQKVQVLLVDDLDGGEADETVTFALDGKTYEIDLTTANADKLRGLLDPYVKGGRRTGGRASGGRGKARAASGGSQDTAQIRAWAKENGYEVNDRGRVPASIREAYEKANA is encoded by the coding sequence GTGGCACAGAAGGTTCAGGTCCTTCTTGTCGACGACCTCGACGGCGGCGAGGCGGACGAGACCGTGACGTTCGCGCTGGACGGCAAGACGTACGAGATCGATCTCACGACTGCCAATGCGGACAAGCTCCGTGGCCTTCTCGACCCTTACGTGAAGGGCGGTCGTCGTACCGGAGGCCGCGCTTCGGGTGGTCGTGGAAAGGCGCGCGCCGCTTCCGGTGGCAGCCAGGACACCGCACAGATCCGCGCGTGGGCCAAGGAGAACGGCTACGAGGTCAACGACCGCGGCCGTGTTCCCGCGTCCATTCGTGAGGCATACGAGAAGGCCAACGCCTGA
- a CDS encoding amino-acid N-acetyltransferase: MSAESHSTGTPSAESPEVSSKAITVRRARTSDVPSVRRLLDEYVRRRILLDKATVTLYEDIQEFWVAERDDNGEVVGCGALHVMWEDLAEVRTLAVKPGLKGAGVGHQLLEKLLHTARWLGVRRVFCLTFEEDFFSKHGFVEIGETPVDTDVYAELLRSYDEGVAEFLGLERVKPNTLGNSRMLLHL, from the coding sequence ATGTCAGCAGAGAGCCACTCGACCGGGACTCCCTCGGCCGAGAGCCCAGAAGTCAGCTCAAAAGCCATCACCGTCCGACGGGCCCGTACCAGCGATGTCCCGTCGGTACGTCGTCTCCTTGACGAGTACGTCCGCCGGCGCATCCTGCTCGACAAAGCCACGGTGACGCTTTACGAGGACATCCAGGAGTTCTGGGTCGCCGAACGTGACGACAACGGCGAGGTCGTCGGCTGCGGTGCGCTGCACGTGATGTGGGAAGACCTGGCGGAAGTGCGCACTCTCGCGGTGAAGCCAGGTCTGAAGGGCGCCGGCGTCGGTCACCAGTTGCTGGAGAAGTTGCTGCACACCGCTCGCTGGCTCGGCGTTCGACGCGTTTTCTGTCTGACCTTCGAAGAGGACTTCTTCAGCAAGCACGGCTTCGTCGAGATCGGTGAGACGCCGGTGGACACCGATGTCTACGCGGAGCTGCTGCGTTCCTATGACGAGGGCGTGGCGGAGTTCCTCGGTCTCGAACGAGTGAAACCGAACACCTTGGGCAACAGCCGGATGCTTCTGCATCTGTGA